CCACGCTTTTCACCTCGCTCGTCCGATCACGAGTATGACAGACACGGCGCTCGTCGTCGGCGGGACGCGTTTCATCGGTCGACACGCGGTCGGAGAACTGCTGGCGCACGACTACGAGGTCGCGATATTCAACCGCGGCAACCACGAGAACCCCTTCGACGACGATCGCGTCACCCGCGTCGAGGGCGACCGGAAAGACGAGACCGCGCTCCGCGCCGCGAAGCTGTCGGTCGAACCAGACGTCGTGATCGACTGCGTCGCCTACCAGCCGGCCGACGTGGAGGCCGCCACCGAGATATTCTCCGACGTCGACGGCTACGTGTACATCTCGTCGGGGTCCAGCTACGCCGCCGAGGAGATCCCCAAGCGAGAGGGAGAGACGCCGCTGGAGCCGTGTACAGCCGAGCAGGCGACCGACGACTCCCACGAGACGTACGGCAACCGGAAGGCCGAGGGCGACCGCGCGGTGTTCGCGGCCGCCGAGGAGGGGGTCTCCGCGATGGCCGTCCGCCCGTGTATCGTCTACGGCCCGCACGACTACACGGAGCGGCTCGACTACTGGATCGACCGCGTGCTCAACTACGACCGCGTGGTGGTTCCCGGCGACGGGCAGAACCTCTGGCATCGGGCGTACGTCGAGGACGTCGCGAGCGCGCTGCGGATCGTCGCGGAGCGCGGCGAACCGGGCGCGGCGTACAACGTGGGCGACCGGCGCGCGCTTACGCTGCGGGAGACACTAGAGGCGATAGCCGACGCCGCCGGCGTCGACCCGGAAATCGTCCCGGCGAGCGAGGACGCGCTGGCGGCCGGCGGACTCGAACCCGACGACTTCACCCTCTACCGCGAGTACCCGCACCTGCTCGACACCTGCGCGCTGGCCGACCTCGGCTGGGAGTCGACCCCGGTCGACGAGGCGATGGAACGCACCGTGAGCGAACACCGCGACTCGGACCGCGACGGGAGCGAGTGGGACCCCGGCCGCGAGGCCGAGGAACGCGTTATCGGCGTGAAGGAGACGCTCTGAGGGGGAAAGTCGCGACGACGACCGTCAGTACGCGGCGTCCCACCGGGTCGGCTTCCGCCGGTTCCCGCAGGCGCGACACTCCATCCGGTCCATCGTGTCGATCGCGACGTCGGTGCCCTCGCAGTTGCCACAGAGGTAGCCGTACCGCCGCTCGTGGTCCGGATCGGCGTACGCGACGTAGAACGGCGCCCGCGATCCGCGGTCGCTCTCGTCGAACGCGACGTGGACCGTCTCGTCCTCCTCGGTCTCGTAGGTCGCCTCGGAGATGCCGGTGAGGCGGCCGACCTGCTTGCGGTACTCCCGTTCCGCGAACCGCTCGCCGCCGATGTCGACGTCGCGCTCGCCGGCGAGTTCGTACCCCTCGCGCTCGTAGAACTCGGTCCCCGCCTCGTTGTCGACGAGAACGCGCGCCTCGATGCGGTCGACGTCGGCCGAGCGGAGCGCGGACTCGACGCGTTCGAGCAGGGCGGAGCCGATGCCGGACTCACGGTGGTCGGGGTGGACGTGGAGCCAGTCGATCTCCCCGACCCGCTCGCGGCGCCCGACGACGTAGCTCTCCGCGAAGCCGACGACGACCCCGTCGACGAGCGCGACGGGGAACACCGCGTCGTCGTCGTTGACGTCCTCGCCGAGGTCGCCGGCGTCGTACCACTCCTCGACGGCCTCGTCCAACAGTTCCTCGTCGACGGCGTGTCCGTACGAGGCCACCAGCGACTCGCGGGCGACCGAGCGGACCGCGTCGATGTCCGCGGCGGTTGCGGCGCGTAGGTCCATGCGGGTAGATCGCACCCCGGCTACAAAAAACTCGGTCGGCGTTCTCACCGCGACCCGGCGGACCTCAGAGGACGAACGGCCCGCGCTGGTCGATCGGCTCGCCGTGGGGACGCCCCGCGACCGCGACGGCGCGGAGCGACCCCTCGCTGCCGACGTCGACGGCGTCGGCGTCGGTCACCGGGAGCACCTCGCCCTCCGTAATCGAGTCGCCTCCCGCTCCGTCGTCCGCCGTTCCGTCGGTCGCTTCTCTTCCGCCGGCGCTCACCGTCCCCGCGCCGTCCACGGCGTAGAGGAAGCCGGTCCAGCCGTCCGGAATCGACCACCGCCACGAGCCGGTGACCTCGACGTCGAGGTACTCCAGCGGCGTGTGCGTCGCGAGCGGTGAGCCCTCTCCGATGACGGTGGTGACCGTCGCGCCGTCGACCCCCTTGGTCGGAAGCTCGCCGGCCGCGGCGTCCGAGTAGTCGGGATCCATCTCTTTGTCCTCGCGCGGCAGGTTCACCCAGAGCTGGAGGCCGTTACAGCCGGCGCCGTCCGCGGGGAACTCGGAGTGTCGGATCCCGCCGCCGGTCGTGATGTGCATCGCCTCGTTCTCGCGGGCGGTGTTCGTCACCCCGAGGCTGTCCTCGTGGTCCATCCCGCCCTCGATCATGTACGAGACGATCTCGAACCCGCGGTGCGGGTGCATCGGGAACCCCTCGTTCGGCTCGATGTAGAACCGCTCGAAGAGGACGAACGGATCGAGGTGCCGCGGGAACGCCTCGGTGGGGAACGCTCGGTTCGAGTTCACCCCGGTGCCGTGGCGGACGGTCTGGCCCGAGCGGGGCGCCGTCCGGGCCGCGCTCGACTCGTGTTCAGTCACGTTCGACCCGAGCCGACCGCGGGCGATAAGCATCACGATTACGGAACCGAGAAATAGTCAATTTCCTTATTGTGAATTTGTGAACGCCGCCCAGTAACCTTATTGAGCTGCCCTTCGAGTATTCGCTAATAAACAGATAGTTTACTGGAACGCGCTACAGAGAATCTTCTTACCCGTGGCGCGAGTACGACGGAACGCAACAATGAGCTACGAACTCGATCCGCTGCCGTACGACTACGACGCACTCGAACCGCACATCTCCGAGCAGGTGCTCGAATGGCATCACGACACCCACCACCAGGGGTACGTCAACGGCTGGAACTCGGCCGAGGAGACGCTCGAAGCGAACCGCGACGCGGGCGACTTCTCCTCGTCCGGCGGCGCCATCCGCGACGTGACCCACAACTCCTCGGGTCACATCCTCCACGACCTGTTCTGGCAGAGCATGTCGCCCGAGGGCGGCGCCGAGCCGGAAGGCGCCCTCGCGGACCGCATCGCGAAGGACTTCGGCTCGTACGAGGCCTGGAAGGGCGAGTTCGAAGCGGCGGCCTCCGCGGCGAGCGGCTGGGCCCTGCTCGTGTACGACTCGTTCTCGAACCAGCTCCGTAACGTCGTGGTCGACAAGCACGACCAGGGCGCTGTCTGGGGCGGGCACCCGGTCCTCGCGCTCGACGTCTGGGAGCACTCCTACTACCACGACTACGGCCCGGCCCGCGGCGAGTTCGTCGACAACTTCTTCGAAGTCGTCGACTGGGACGAGCCGTCCGCCCGCTTCGAGCAGGCCGTCGAACTGTTCGAGTAATCGGGTAATCGGACGCGTCACGCGTCCAAGATGCCGGTTCCACGCTCCTCGTGCCCGGCCGCCGGCGACGGAGCGGGACTGTGGGCAGCCGCGGCGGCCTCTTTCTCTCTGTCTTCTCGATTCCGAAGCCGTTTCTCCGGATATCTCATCGCCCGTTTATATCTAGTTAACCACAGACCGGCAGCAAACACCGCCAAAACCCCAGTCGCTCGGCTGTACGTAGATTACTGCTGATCGGTGGCCAGCACCGCCAAAGCCCCAGTCGCGAGCGCGGGCGTCGCGAGGCGCGCACGCTCGCTGTCGCCCGAAAATCTCCGATTTTCGGGATGACGAGAGAGCTTCGCTCTCTCGAACCACGCTCCTCGTCACTCGCTCCGCTCGTTCCTGCGGTGCTTACGTCGTCATCAGAACGCTTCGCGTTCTGATTGGCTCACGAGAGCTCCGCTCTCGTGAACGCCTGCGCCCGCCTCGCGACTGCCCCTTTGAGTCCCACCCCGCACAGCAACCGCACCCCACGCCTCCCCAGCCTCGTCAGTCGGCCTCCGCTACGCTCCGGCCGACTGACTCCAGCGAGGGACCGAAGGTCCCTCTGGCAGCCGGCGCGTAGCGCCGGCGACCTCGCGCGTGCTGCTCGGCCGCGAAGCGGCCTCGCAGGCACGCGCCACCGCAGTTCCTTTATAAATAGTCGTCACCGTTCCGCGGTCGTCGACCGCGGGCTGCGAGCGCAGGCGGTTACCGCGCGTCGAGTTCCGGGCCGTCGGTCTCGACGACCGTCCCGCTCTCGTCGACGCCACGCGCATCTCGTCGCCCGCACAGGCGACGGTCACTCGGACGCGGAGCGGGTCCCCGGAGACGACCGTCGTCGCGGCGTCGCTCACGCACCAGTCGAACTCCCAGAACGGCGCCGAACTCAGGTCGACGCCGCGGTCCGCGTGGAACCGGAGCACGTCGGCGTCGTCGAGCAGGAGGAGGCCGACGGTCGAGCGGAGGTCGTAGCTACAGCGCTGACAGGCGTGCTCGACCGCGACCTCCCGTCCGCCCTCCTCGGGCGTCCGGACGAGGTCGGTCTCGACGGTCCCGGTACACTCGGGGCAGACGCCGTCGGCGGCCAGGCAGTAGTGGTGGCGGACGTAGTGGTGGAACGCCTCGAGCAGGTCGTCGGTCGAGCGCCCGTCGAGCGCGCCCGCGGGGAACGGGTAGCTCACCTGGATCGCGCCGCAGTCGGCGCAGCCGATAGAGAGCGTGTCGTCGACGTACCAGGCGTGGAGGTCGCCCCCGCAGGCGTGACACGACCCCTCCGCCGGGAAGAAGCCGAGCTGCGCCCGCTCGGTCAGGGTGCCGGTGAAGATGGAGCTGACGACCTTCCGCCCGGGGGCGCGGAGCTCGTACCCCTCGTCGCGCCGCCGAACGAAGTGGTCGGTGAGCTGGTCGAGGTGGTAGCTGAAGTTCGCGCTGTCCGTCGCGCCGACCCGCTCGAACAGGTCGGTGAAGCTCACGGGCGACTCGTCGCCGCCGAGTTCGAGCAGCGCGTGGAGGACCGCGACCCGCGTCTCGTTGCCGAGGACGGCGAACACCTCGGCGGGCGGGATCCGGGATTCGGTCCGCGGTGTCGCGGCCGTGGCGTCGGCGCCGTCGATGCGGTCCGCGCGCTCCCCGTCGGAGGCGACGCCGCCGGACCGGTCGAACTGACTCATACGTCACCCCTCGTTTACCACCCGGTAAAGTCTGTTGGAGCGTCGGGGGCGGTGGGGCGGCGTCTCGGTCGGCCGATTCCACCGATCCGGCGGGCATCTCCGCTATCTGTCCGCTTTTTGCTTTTTCTACCGTTTGGTAAAACGCAATGACTGACCTATCGATCGACGCGGACTGGGACCGCCTCTACGTGGACGGCGAGTGGCGGGCCAGCGAGAGCGGCGAGACCATCGCCGTCGAGGACCCCTCGACGCGCGAGACGGTGACGGAGGTGGCCTCGGGGACCGAGGCCGACGTGGACGCCGCCTACGAGGCCGCCGCCGAGGCGCAGGAGTCGTGGGGCGAGCAGCCGCCCGCGCGCCGACAGGCGGTCGTCGAGCAGTTCCACGAGGCGCTCGACGCCCACGCCGACAAGATCATCGAGCTGTTAGAGTACGAGGTCGGCGGCTCGGCCATCATGGGCGAGACGTCGATCCAGATCGCGAGCGACCACGCCAGCGAGGCCGCGACGCTCCCGCGCCGGATGAAGGGCGAGCACGCCGCCTCGAACATCCCCGGCAAGGAGAACCAGCTTCAGGTCGGCCCGAAGGGCGTCGTCACGGTGATCTCGCCGTGGAACTTCCCGCTGAACCTCTCGATGCGGGCGGTCGCGCCCGCCATCGCGGCCGGCAACGCCGTGGTGCTCAAACCCTCGACGAACTCCCCGGTCACCGGCGGGCTGCTGTTCGCGAAGCTGTTCGAGGAGACCGACCTCCCGGACGGCCTGATAAACGTCGTCACCGGTCGCGGCTCGGAGATCGGCGACCGCGTCGCGAGCCACCCCGAGAGCGACGTCGTCGCGTTCACCGGCTCGACGAGCGTCGGCAAGCGCGTCGCCGGCCTCGCCGGCGAGAACCTCGCCGTCCCGGCGATGGAGCTGGGCGGAAACAACGCGCACGTCGTCACCGCGGACGCCGACCTCGACCGCGCGCTCGACGCCGCCGCCTTCGGCTCGTTCGTCCACCAGGGACAGGTGTGCATCTCGATCAACCGCCACGTCGTCCACGAGGACGTCTACGACGAGTACGTCGCGGGGCTCGTCGACCGCGCCGAGTCGCTGCCGACCGGTAGCGTCCACGACCCCGAGACGATCGTCGGGCCGATCATCGACGAGTCGCAGCGCGACGAGATGCTCGGCTACGTCGACGAGACGGTCGACGCGGGCGCGACGCTGGAGACCGGCGGCCACGCGGTGGACGTCGACGGTGTCGACGACTCGCTCGTCGTCGCTCCGACCGTCCTCTCGGGCGTCACCAACGACATGCCCGCCGCGGCGAACGAGCACTTCGGTCCGATCGCGCCGGTGATCCCGTTCTCCGACGTGGACGAGGCCGTCGAGATCGCCAACGACACGGAGTACGGTCTCTCCGGCGCGGTCCACTCCGGCGACCTCGGCACGGCGAAGGAGATCGCCGACCGCATGGAGACCGGCAACGTCCACATCAACGACCAACCGATCAACGACGAGGCGCACGTCCCGTTCAGCGGCATCGGCGCCTCCGGCGTCGGCCACTACAACAGCGACGCCTTCCTCGACGAGATCACCGAGACGAAGTGGATCTCGATCCAGCACGAGCCGCGCGAGTACCCGTTCTGAGCGGGCCTCCCCCGTCACCCGGCCGCTGACCGAGCCGCCTCGGTCGGCGCGTCGCCTCAGACGCTCCACGCCTCCTCGGTGTAACACATCTCCCAGAACGCGTTCTCGAGGCGGGCGCTCCGCAGGAACGCCGCCCGCATCGCGTCGCGCTCGCCGGGGGACGCCTCGCCGTACCGGTCGACGAGGTCGCGCATCCACCCGACCGTCTCGCGGAACTCCTCGCTCGTGTACTTCTCGATGAACGGCGTGTACCGGTGGTCCTCGGTCGCGAGGGCGGCCATGTGGTCCGCCACGTCGAGGTACCCCTGTCCGCACGGGTAGACGGCGGCGGCTATCTCCGCGATCGACCCCTCGTGGGCCGTCCGGACGAGGAAGTCGGTGTAGGCGGCGCAGGTCGGGGCCTTCTCGACGGCCTCCAACTCCGCGGGCGAGAGCCCGCACTCGGCGGCGAGCGACCGGTGGAGGTCCATCTCGTCGTCCAGCGTGGCGTGGGCGGTCGCCGTCAGCCGCCGGGTCGTCTCCTCGTCGTCCGCCTTCGCGCCCGCGAGCGCGAAGACCCGCGCGTAATCGAGCAGGTACCGGTAGTCCTGTTTCACCCAGTGGCGGAACGCCGCCTCGTCGAGGCTTCCCTCCGCCAGTTCGACGACGAACGGGTGTTCCTTCTGTGCGTCCCAGACGTCCGATCCGGCCTCGAGGAGTCGGTCGCTGAATCCCATCTCGTCGGAGCCTCGTTTCGGGGAGTGATATAACTAACTGATACCACCTACTAATAACATCTCGGACGGCCGCCGTCGAGGACGCGGATCGCGGGCGGGACGAAACGGGGTCGAAAAAAAACGGGGTCGGGAAGACAGCGTACTTCGAGAGGGCTTCGAGGGGAGCGCGGACGCGGAGTCGTTACGAGATGGAGTACGTCGCGGCCGCCATCAGCAGCATGGTGAGCGCGAGTGCGAGTCCCATCAGGTAGGTGAGCGAGCGGTTCTCCCAGCGGAGGTGCTGGAAGTACGCGACAATGAGCAGCGTCTTGACCGTCGCGATCAGCAGCGTGCCGCCGACCGCTTGGGCGTACGTGAACTCGACGAAGGCCGACTCGAAGAGGAGGAAGTTCAGCGTCGCCGCCGCGAGAAGGGCGACGTATATCGCCGTATACAGCTTCACGGAGTCGTGCGCCATCTTACACCCCACTTCGTCCCTGCGCTTAAAGAATTAACCATCCGGGGGTCCCGGTGTCGCTCCCGAACGAGTCCCGCGGGGGCGCCGAGCGGGCCTGTGACGACGTTTCGGATCCCGAAACGCCTATCCGCGCGACGGCCGGACCTCCGGCCGGTCGCAGTACGCGATCGGGACCCCACGTGACTCCGCTCGAACCGACGGACGACCTGCTCGAATCGCTGTACGTCGTCAACAAGGTCGCGAAGCAGTTCGCCGACGAGGCCACCGCCGCCTACGAGCGCGGCGACGTCACCGAGAGCAACGTCCGCTCGGCCCGGAAAGACGCGCTCTACCGCCTCAAGACCGCCGTCCTCTCGCGGATGGTCGCGTACGACGCGGACCGGGTCACCGGCGAGTACCACGCCATCAACGGCGACGTGTGGCTGTTCCTCACCGTCGGTGACTGGCACTTCCACCAGCCGCCGCACGCGATCGGCGGCGACCTCACCGACGCGATCGCGATCTCGAACTCGCGGGCGGACCCGATCGACGCCCCCTACGAGCGCGACGCCAGCGTGAAGCGCTCGGACCGCACGCTCGACGAGGCGCTCGCTCACCTGGCCGACGCCGGCGCCAACGCCAACGACCACCTCGCCCGGCCGACGGTCACCAGCGAGCGCGACCGGATCGTCGACGTCCGCTGGTCGTTCCTCTCGTAGCTCGGGTCGTTCCTCTCGTCGGTCGAACCGTCGTCGAAAAAAGCCGGTTCGCGTCCGAACGGTCCGCCGAAGGCGGCTTACGCCTCGACGACTTCGATCGCGCCGAGCATCCCGTTCGCCTGGTGGGGCGTACACTGGTACAGCTGGATCCCCGTGTTGTCGAACGACTGCTCGAAGGTCGTCCCCTCCTCGGCGACGGAGTCGCCGCTGCTGAAGTCCGACTCGGAGTCCTCGACCGACTCGACGTTGTGGGCGCCGCCGTTCCCGGTCCACTCCCAGACGACGGTGGTGCTGGAGTCGATCCGGATCGCCGCGGGCGAGAAGCCGAACCCGACGTCGCCGGTGCCGACCTCGACGGTGACCTGGTCTTCGCCGGTGTGGTCCTCGATCGCCCCGTCGTACTGGTTGGCGTCGGAGAGGTACTCGTCGATCTCGCCCGGCACGTCTCCGGACCCGCTGTCAGAGCCGTCAGAGCCGTCAGAGCCGTCAGCCATCGCTTCCGTCCGACCCGTCGCCGCCGTCCCCGCCGCCGGAACAGCCGGCGAGGGTTCCGATGGTCAACGCGGCTCCGGTTCCGGCGAGATACCGCCGTCTGGACAGTTTATCAGACATCAGCGAAGGTAGGGGACGAAGCCTTACAAACCCCGTGACGGCTTTCGGCTCGTGGGAACGCCTCCCCGTCTCGCCGTGCGCCCGATTCGCACCGGAGCCTTCCCGGTTGGCACCCGATCCGCCCCGCTGCGCGCGCGCCGAGAGTCGGGTTTATCGCCCTTCGCTCCCTCCGGAGACGCATGCGCGAAGACGCGCTGGCGACCCGGCTCGTCGAGCACTACGAGGCGACGGCCGACGACCCGGCGATCCGGCTCGAAGAGCCGTACGACGCCGACGGGCGAGAGGGCGTGGCGGACCTGTTCGTCCGGACGCGGACGCCCGAGCCGGTCGACCGAGTGATCGAACTCAAGTCGGACGCCGCGGTCCGCCGCGCCACCGGCGCGAACGAGGTCCTCCGGCAGTACCGTCGGATGGAGCGGTACTTCCACGCCGACGAGCGCCACGCCCTCCGACCCAAACTGGGTCGCACCGAACCGGGCGCCCGCTACCTGCTGTGTTTCGCGCCGACGCCGACCTGCGTCCACCACGTCGCGACGAACCGGACGCTGTACGGCTCCGTCGACCCGGAGGGGCGGGCCGGCGACGTGCCCGCGGTCCGCACCGTCGCGTTCCTGACGGGACTCGACGGCGACCCGGCCGCGCTCGGGTTAGTCTCCGTCAACGGCGAGGTCCGATTCGGGTCGAAGCCGTTCCGGCGGGCGGTACCGGCGGACTCGCGGCTCGCGGAGAGCTTACGCGGCGTCGACGACGACCTGATCGAGTTCCACTGACGCGGCCCGAAAATCAGCTCCCCAGTCCGAGGCTGCGACCGCTTACAGCCCCAGTTCGCGACCGATGACGACGTGTTGGATCTCGCTCGTCCCCTCGCCTATCTCCAT
The sequence above is a segment of the Halorubrum sp. 2020YC2 genome. Coding sequences within it:
- a CDS encoding NAD-dependent epimerase/dehydratase family protein, encoding MTDTALVVGGTRFIGRHAVGELLAHDYEVAIFNRGNHENPFDDDRVTRVEGDRKDETALRAAKLSVEPDVVIDCVAYQPADVEAATEIFSDVDGYVYISSGSSYAAEEIPKREGETPLEPCTAEQATDDSHETYGNRKAEGDRAVFAAAEEGVSAMAVRPCIVYGPHDYTERLDYWIDRVLNYDRVVVPGDGQNLWHRAYVEDVASALRIVAERGEPGAAYNVGDRRALTLRETLEAIADAAGVDPEIVPASEDALAAGGLEPDDFTLYREYPHLLDTCALADLGWESTPVDEAMERTVSEHRDSDRDGSEWDPGREAEERVIGVKETL
- a CDS encoding GNAT family N-acetyltransferase, which translates into the protein MDLRAATAADIDAVRSVARESLVASYGHAVDEELLDEAVEEWYDAGDLGEDVNDDDAVFPVALVDGVVVGFAESYVVGRRERVGEIDWLHVHPDHRESGIGSALLERVESALRSADVDRIEARVLVDNEAGTEFYEREGYELAGERDVDIGGERFAEREYRKQVGRLTGISEATYETEEDETVHVAFDESDRGSRAPFYVAYADPDHERRYGYLCGNCEGTDVAIDTMDRMECRACGNRRKPTRWDAAY
- a CDS encoding pirin family protein, whose amino-acid sequence is MTEHESSAARTAPRSGQTVRHGTGVNSNRAFPTEAFPRHLDPFVLFERFYIEPNEGFPMHPHRGFEIVSYMIEGGMDHEDSLGVTNTARENEAMHITTGGGIRHSEFPADGAGCNGLQLWVNLPREDKEMDPDYSDAAAGELPTKGVDGATVTTVIGEGSPLATHTPLEYLDVEVTGSWRWSIPDGWTGFLYAVDGAGTVSAGGREATDGTADDGAGGDSITEGEVLPVTDADAVDVGSEGSLRAVAVAGRPHGEPIDQRGPFVL
- the sod gene encoding superoxide dismutase, coding for MSYELDPLPYDYDALEPHISEQVLEWHHDTHHQGYVNGWNSAEETLEANRDAGDFSSSGGAIRDVTHNSSGHILHDLFWQSMSPEGGAEPEGALADRIAKDFGSYEAWKGEFEAAASAASGWALLVYDSFSNQLRNVVVDKHDQGAVWGGHPVLALDVWEHSYYHDYGPARGEFVDNFFEVVDWDEPSARFEQAVELFE
- a CDS encoding aldehyde dehydrogenase family protein — protein: MTDLSIDADWDRLYVDGEWRASESGETIAVEDPSTRETVTEVASGTEADVDAAYEAAAEAQESWGEQPPARRQAVVEQFHEALDAHADKIIELLEYEVGGSAIMGETSIQIASDHASEAATLPRRMKGEHAASNIPGKENQLQVGPKGVVTVISPWNFPLNLSMRAVAPAIAAGNAVVLKPSTNSPVTGGLLFAKLFEETDLPDGLINVVTGRGSEIGDRVASHPESDVVAFTGSTSVGKRVAGLAGENLAVPAMELGGNNAHVVTADADLDRALDAAAFGSFVHQGQVCISINRHVVHEDVYDEYVAGLVDRAESLPTGSVHDPETIVGPIIDESQRDEMLGYVDETVDAGATLETGGHAVDVDGVDDSLVVAPTVLSGVTNDMPAAANEHFGPIAPVIPFSDVDEAVEIANDTEYGLSGAVHSGDLGTAKEIADRMETGNVHINDQPINDEAHVPFSGIGASGVGHYNSDAFLDEITETKWISIQHEPREYPF
- the tenA gene encoding thiaminase II gives rise to the protein MGFSDRLLEAGSDVWDAQKEHPFVVELAEGSLDEAAFRHWVKQDYRYLLDYARVFALAGAKADDEETTRRLTATAHATLDDEMDLHRSLAAECGLSPAELEAVEKAPTCAAYTDFLVRTAHEGSIAEIAAAVYPCGQGYLDVADHMAALATEDHRYTPFIEKYTSEEFRETVGWMRDLVDRYGEASPGERDAMRAAFLRSARLENAFWEMCYTEEAWSV
- a CDS encoding cytochrome C oxidase subunit IV family protein, with the translated sequence MAHDSVKLYTAIYVALLAAATLNFLLFESAFVEFTYAQAVGGTLLIATVKTLLIVAYFQHLRWENRSLTYLMGLALALTMLLMAAATYSIS